In one window of Camelina sativa cultivar DH55 chromosome 15, Cs, whole genome shotgun sequence DNA:
- the LOC104746591 gene encoding chitin elicitor receptor kinase 1 isoform X1, with product MKLKILITPPLRLLLLLLLSSSFLFSAVESKCRNTCGLALASYYLENGTTLSVINQNLNSSLAPYDQVNFDAILRYNSNIKDKDRIQMGSRVLVPFPCECQPGDFLGHDFSYDVQQEDTYEKVATKRYANLTTVASLLGRNPFPAINIPLSATLNVLVNCSCGDERVSKNYGLFVTYPLRPEDSLNSIARSSGVPADVISRYNPGVDFSSGNGIVFVPGKDPSGAFPTFKPSKQAGGIGAGIIVGIVVGVIVALLLISFVVYYVYRKRKSKGGSFSSSIPLSSKADHASSTSLQSGGLGGTGVSPGVAVISVDKSVEFTLEELAKATDDFNLSFKIGQGGFGAVYYAELRGEKAAIKKMDMEASKQFLAELKVLTRVHHVNLVRLIGYCVEGSLFLVYEYVENGNLGQHLHGSGREPLPWTKRVQIALDSARGLEYIHEHTVPVYVHRDIKSANILIDQNFRAKVADFGLTKLTEVGGSATRGAMGTFGYMAPEIVYGEVSAKVDVYAFGVVLYELISAKGAVVKMTEAVGEFRGLVGVFEEVFKETDQEEAFRKIIDPRLGDNYPFDSVYKMAELGKACTQENPQLRPSMRYIVVALSTLFSSTGNWDVANFQNDDVVSLMSGR from the exons ATGAAGCTAAAGATTCTAATCACTCCGcctctccgtcttcttcttctccttctcttatCGTCGTCGTTTCTCTTCTCCGCCGTCGAATCAAAGTGCAGGAACACCTGCGGTTTAGCTCTAGCTTCTTACTACCTCGAGAACGGAACAACTCTCTCCGTCATAAACCAAAACCTCAATTCATCACTCGCGCCATACGATCAAGTCAATTTCGATGCAATCCTAAGGTACAACAGCAACATTAAGGACAAAGATAGGATCCAGATGGGTTCTAGGGTTCTTGTACCTTTCCCTTGTGAATGTCAACCTGGTGATTTCCTAGGCCACGATTTCAGCTACGATGTTCAACAGGAAGATACTTATGAGAAAGTCGCCACTAAGAGATACGCGAATCTCACCACGGTGGCTTCGTTGCTGGGGAGGAATCCTTTTCCGGCGATTAACATCCCTCTCTCTGCTACGCTTAATGTGCTTGTGAACTGCTCTTGTGGCGATGAGAGAGTTTCTAAGAATTATGGTTTGTTTGTTACTTATCCGCTTCGTCCTGAGGATAGTCTCAATTCTATCGCGAGATCTTCCGGTGTACCGGCGGATGTTATTAGTAGGTATAACCCTGGCGTCGATTTCAGCTCTGGGAATGGGATCGTCTTTGTCCCCGGGAAAG ATCCAAGTGGTGCATTTCCAACTTTCAAACCAAG TAAACAAG CAGGTGGTATTGGAGCTGGAATTATTGTTGGTATAGTTGTAGGAGTGATTGTGGCTTTGTTGTTGATCTCGTTTGTTGTATATTATGTTTACCGGAAGAGAAAGTCCAAGGGTGGTTCGTTTTCATCATCTATTCCGTTGTCTTCTAAGGCGGATCATG CTTCTTCAACTAGTCTCCAAAGTGGAGGTTTGGGTGGTACTGGAGTGTCTCCTGGAGTTGCTGTCATAAGCGTTGACAAATCTGTTGAGTTTACGTTGGAGGAGCTCGCTAAGGCTACTGATGATTTCAATCTGTCTTTTAAGATTGGGCAAGGTGGTTTCGGAGCTGTTTATTATGCAGAGCTCAGAGGAGAA AAAGCTGCGATCAAGAAGATGGACATGGAGGCATCGAAACAGTTCTTGGCGGAACTAAAAGTCTTGACTCGTGTTCATCATGTCAACCTG GTTCGCCTGATTGGATATTGTGTTGAGGGATCTCTTTTCTTGGTCTATGAGTATGTTGAGAATGGCAACCTTGGACAACATTTGCATGGGTCAG GGCGAGAACCGCTACCATGGACTAAGAGAGTGCAGATTGCGTTAGACTCAGCTAGAGGTTTAGAATACATCCACGAGCACACGGTTCCAGTCTATGTTCACAGGGATATTAAATCCGCCAATATTTTGATAGACCAGAACTTCCGAGCAAAG GTTGCTGATTTCGGGTTAACAAAACTGACAGAAGTTGGAGGCTCAGCAACTCGTGGTGCGATGGGTACATTTGGTTACATGGCACCAGA GATTGTTTATGGAGAAGTGTCTGCAAAAGTAGATGTATATGCATTTGGAGTTGTCCTTTACGAATTGATATCTGCGAAAGGCGCGGTTGTGAAAATGACAGAAGCCGTTGGTGAATTTAGAGGCCTTGTTGGTGTG TTCGAAGAAGTATTCAAGGAGACGGACCAAGAAGAAGCATTTCGCAAGATTATCGACCCGAGGCTCGGTGATAATTACCCGTTCGATTCAGTATATAAG ATGGCGGAACTAGGGAAAGCTTGTACGCAAGAGAATCCACAGCTACGTCCAAGTATGAGATACATTGTGGTTGCTTTAtcaactctcttctcttcaaccGGAAATTGGGATGTCGCAAACTTCCAAAACGACGATGTTGTCAGTCTTATGTCCGGCCGGTAG
- the LOC104746591 gene encoding chitin elicitor receptor kinase 1 isoform X2, with the protein MKLKILITPPLRLLLLLLLSSSFLFSAVESKCRNTCGLALASYYLENGTTLSVINQNLNSSLAPYDQVNFDAILRYNSNIKDKDRIQMGSRVLVPFPCECQPGDFLGHDFSYDVQQEDTYEKVATKRYANLTTVASLLGRNPFPAINIPLSATLNVLVNCSCGDERVSKNYGLFVTYPLRPEDSLNSIARSSGVPADVISRYNPGVDFSSGNGIVFVPGKDPSGAFPTFKPSKQGGIGAGIIVGIVVGVIVALLLISFVVYYVYRKRKSKGGSFSSSIPLSSKADHASSTSLQSGGLGGTGVSPGVAVISVDKSVEFTLEELAKATDDFNLSFKIGQGGFGAVYYAELRGEKAAIKKMDMEASKQFLAELKVLTRVHHVNLVRLIGYCVEGSLFLVYEYVENGNLGQHLHGSGREPLPWTKRVQIALDSARGLEYIHEHTVPVYVHRDIKSANILIDQNFRAKVADFGLTKLTEVGGSATRGAMGTFGYMAPEIVYGEVSAKVDVYAFGVVLYELISAKGAVVKMTEAVGEFRGLVGVFEEVFKETDQEEAFRKIIDPRLGDNYPFDSVYKMAELGKACTQENPQLRPSMRYIVVALSTLFSSTGNWDVANFQNDDVVSLMSGR; encoded by the exons ATGAAGCTAAAGATTCTAATCACTCCGcctctccgtcttcttcttctccttctcttatCGTCGTCGTTTCTCTTCTCCGCCGTCGAATCAAAGTGCAGGAACACCTGCGGTTTAGCTCTAGCTTCTTACTACCTCGAGAACGGAACAACTCTCTCCGTCATAAACCAAAACCTCAATTCATCACTCGCGCCATACGATCAAGTCAATTTCGATGCAATCCTAAGGTACAACAGCAACATTAAGGACAAAGATAGGATCCAGATGGGTTCTAGGGTTCTTGTACCTTTCCCTTGTGAATGTCAACCTGGTGATTTCCTAGGCCACGATTTCAGCTACGATGTTCAACAGGAAGATACTTATGAGAAAGTCGCCACTAAGAGATACGCGAATCTCACCACGGTGGCTTCGTTGCTGGGGAGGAATCCTTTTCCGGCGATTAACATCCCTCTCTCTGCTACGCTTAATGTGCTTGTGAACTGCTCTTGTGGCGATGAGAGAGTTTCTAAGAATTATGGTTTGTTTGTTACTTATCCGCTTCGTCCTGAGGATAGTCTCAATTCTATCGCGAGATCTTCCGGTGTACCGGCGGATGTTATTAGTAGGTATAACCCTGGCGTCGATTTCAGCTCTGGGAATGGGATCGTCTTTGTCCCCGGGAAAG ATCCAAGTGGTGCATTTCCAACTTTCAAACCAAG TAAACAAG GTGGTATTGGAGCTGGAATTATTGTTGGTATAGTTGTAGGAGTGATTGTGGCTTTGTTGTTGATCTCGTTTGTTGTATATTATGTTTACCGGAAGAGAAAGTCCAAGGGTGGTTCGTTTTCATCATCTATTCCGTTGTCTTCTAAGGCGGATCATG CTTCTTCAACTAGTCTCCAAAGTGGAGGTTTGGGTGGTACTGGAGTGTCTCCTGGAGTTGCTGTCATAAGCGTTGACAAATCTGTTGAGTTTACGTTGGAGGAGCTCGCTAAGGCTACTGATGATTTCAATCTGTCTTTTAAGATTGGGCAAGGTGGTTTCGGAGCTGTTTATTATGCAGAGCTCAGAGGAGAA AAAGCTGCGATCAAGAAGATGGACATGGAGGCATCGAAACAGTTCTTGGCGGAACTAAAAGTCTTGACTCGTGTTCATCATGTCAACCTG GTTCGCCTGATTGGATATTGTGTTGAGGGATCTCTTTTCTTGGTCTATGAGTATGTTGAGAATGGCAACCTTGGACAACATTTGCATGGGTCAG GGCGAGAACCGCTACCATGGACTAAGAGAGTGCAGATTGCGTTAGACTCAGCTAGAGGTTTAGAATACATCCACGAGCACACGGTTCCAGTCTATGTTCACAGGGATATTAAATCCGCCAATATTTTGATAGACCAGAACTTCCGAGCAAAG GTTGCTGATTTCGGGTTAACAAAACTGACAGAAGTTGGAGGCTCAGCAACTCGTGGTGCGATGGGTACATTTGGTTACATGGCACCAGA GATTGTTTATGGAGAAGTGTCTGCAAAAGTAGATGTATATGCATTTGGAGTTGTCCTTTACGAATTGATATCTGCGAAAGGCGCGGTTGTGAAAATGACAGAAGCCGTTGGTGAATTTAGAGGCCTTGTTGGTGTG TTCGAAGAAGTATTCAAGGAGACGGACCAAGAAGAAGCATTTCGCAAGATTATCGACCCGAGGCTCGGTGATAATTACCCGTTCGATTCAGTATATAAG ATGGCGGAACTAGGGAAAGCTTGTACGCAAGAGAATCCACAGCTACGTCCAAGTATGAGATACATTGTGGTTGCTTTAtcaactctcttctcttcaaccGGAAATTGGGATGTCGCAAACTTCCAAAACGACGATGTTGTCAGTCTTATGTCCGGCCGGTAG
- the LOC104746596 gene encoding peptidyl-prolyl cis-trans isomerase FKBP42-like, which produces MEKQMDESVENQSQTHVAEEQENEIVTEGSAVVHGELSQDGSVPPKVDGEAEVLDEKVSKQIIKEGHGSKPSKYATCFLHYRAWTKNSQHKFEDTWKEQQPIELVIGKEKKELAGLAIGVSSMKSGERALVHVGWELAYGKEGNFSFPNVPPMADLIYEVEVIGFDETKEGKARSDMTVEERIGAADRRKMDGNSLFKEEKLEEAMQQYEMAIAYMGDDFMFQLYGKYQDMALAVKNPCHLNMAACLIKLKRYDEAIGHCNIVLTEEEKNPKALFRRGKAKAELGQTESARDDFRKAQKYAPEDNAIRRELRALAEQEKAVYQKQKEMYKGMFKGKEEGSAKARSLNWLILLWQWLVSLFSGIFRRDRVKAD; this is translated from the exons atggaaaaacaAATGGATGAATCTGTGGAGAATCAAAGTCAAACACATG TGGCAGAAGAACAAGAGAACGAAATAGTTACTGAAGGAAGTGCTGTTGTGCACGGGGAGCTTTCTCAAGATGGTAGTGTTCCCCCTAAAGTTGATGGTGAAGCTGAGGTCTTGGATGAGAAAGTCAGTAAGCAGATCATTAAGGAAGGTCACGGTTCCAAACCATCCAAGTACGCGACATGCTTCT TGCACTATAGGGCATGGACCAAAAACAGTCAGCATAAATTTGAGGACACATGGAAAGAGCAGCAACCTATTGAATTGGTTATAGGAAAAG agaagaaagagttgGCCGGTTTAGCCATCGGAGTTTCTAGCATGAAGTCTGGTGAACGTGCGCTCGTGCATGTTGGCTGGGAGCTGGCATATGGTAAAGAAGGAAACTTTTCTTTTCCGAATGTTCCACCTATGGCAGATTTGATATATGAGGTTGAAGTTATTGGGTTTGATGAAACGAAGGAG GGAAAGGCTCGCAGTGATATGACTGTGGAGGAAAGGATTGGTGCAGCAGACAGAAGGAAAATGGATGGGAATTCTCTGTTTAAGGAGGAGAAACTGGAGGAGGCCATGCAACAGTATGAAATG GCCATCGCATACATGGGGGACGATTTTATGTTTCAGCTGTATGGGAAGTACCAAGATATGGCTTTGGCAGTAAAGAACCCATGCCACCTAAACATGGCAGCTTGCCTCATCAAGCTGAAACGATACGATGAAGCAATTGGTCACTGCAACATT GTCCtgacagaagaagagaaaaatccAAAAGCGCTGTTCAGAAGAGGAAAGGCGAAGGCAGAGCTAGGTCAGACGGAATCAGCCCGTGATGATTTTCGAAAGGCACAAAAGTATGCTCCTGAGGACAATGCGATTAGAAGAGAGCTACGAGCACTTGCAGAGCAAGAGAAGGCTGTGTACCAAAAGCAGAAAGAAATGTACAAAGGAATGTTCAAAGGGAAGGAAGAAGGCAGTGCAAAGGCAAGGAGCCTGAATTGGTTGATACTGTTATGGCAATGGCTGGTTTCCCTTTTCAGCGGGATCTTTCGACGCGACAGAGTTAAAGCAGATTGA
- the LOC104746597 gene encoding serine/threonine protein phosphatase 2A 59 kDa regulatory subunit B' zeta isoform, which translates to MIKQIFGKLPRKPSKSLQNESNGEGGVNSYYAPNSTTSSTSSVSKPSSKSSASGSRVVNGTLAPNQGKKPLGGDAVGGVNEALPSFRDVPMSEKPNLFIGKLSMCCVVFDFSDPSKNLKEKEIKRQTLLELVDYIATVGVKFNDVAMQELTKMVAVNLFRTFPSANHESKILEMHDMDDEEPSMEPAWPHIQVVYEILLRFVASPMTDAKLAKRYIDHSFVLKLLDLFDSEDQREREYLKTILHRVYGKFMVHRPYIRKSINNIFYRLISETERHNGIAELLEILGSIINGFALPLKEEHKLFLLRALIPLHKPKCSSVYYQQLSYCIVQFVEKDIKLADTVIRGLLKYWPVTNSSKEVLFLGELEEVLEATQAAEFQRCMVPLFRQIARCLNSSHFQVAERALFLWNNDHIRNLITQNHKVIMPIVFPALERNTRGHWNQAVQSLTINVRKVFCDIDQVLFDECLAKFQVSEENKAEVKAKRERTWQCLEDLATSNTIVTNEAVLVPRFVSSVNLASSSESTG; encoded by the exons ATGATCAAACAGATATTTGGGAAATTGCCTAGAAAGCCTTCAAAGTCTTTGCAAAATGAGTCTAATGGTGAAGGAGGGGTTAACTCTTACTATGCTCCCAATTCCACTACTAGTAGTACTAGTTCTGTTTCGAAACCTTCTTCAAAATCGTCTGCTTCTGGTTCACGTGTAGTTAATGGGACTCTTGCTCCTAATCAAGGGAAGAAACCATTGGGAGGAGATGCTGTTGGTGGGGTTAATGAGGCTTTGCCTAGCTTTAGAGATGTTCCCATGTCTGAGAAACCAAATCTCTTTATCGGGAAGTTGAGTATGTGCTGTGTTGTCTTTGATTTTAGTGATCCTTCAAAGAACcttaaagagaaagagattaaaCGGCAGACATTGCTCGAGCTCGTTGATTATATTGCAACGGTTGGTGTGAAGTTTAATGATGTCGCGATGCAAGAGCTGACAAAGATGGTAGCGGTTAATCTGTTTAGAACGTTTCCTTCTGCGAATCACGAGAGTAAAATTCTTGAAATGCATGATATGGATGACGAGGAGCCTTCGATGGAACCAGCTTGGCCTCATATTCAAGTTGTGTATGAGATTCTGCTCAGATTCGTGGCTTCTCCCATGACTGACGCAAAGCTTGCAAAGAGATATATTGACCATTCCTTTGTTTTGAAGCTGTTGGACTTGTTTGATTCTGAAGATCAAAGAGAGAGGGAGTATTTAAAAACCATTCTGCATCGGGTGTATGGGAAGTTCATGGTGCATCGACCCTATATCAGAAAGTCTATTAATAATATCTTCTACAGACTCATATCCGAGACTGAAAGGCATAATGGTATTGCAGAGTTGCTAGAGATTCTTGGAAGTATAATTAATGGTTTTGCTTTGCCTTTAAAAGAAGAGCACAAGCTCTTCCTTTTGCGAGCTTTGATACCTCTGCACAAGCCTAAATGTTCATCGGTCTATTACCAACAGCTTTCTTATTGCATAGTTCAGTTTGTAGAGAAGGACATCAAGCTCGCTGATACCGTTATTAGAGGTCTTCTAAAATATTGGCCTGTGACTAACAGCTCGAAGGAAGTTTTGTTTCTTGGAGAATTAGAAGAAGTCTTGGAAGCAACTCAAGCTGCTGAGTTTCAACGCTGTATGGTCCCTTTATTCCGACAAATTGCTCGATGTCTCAACAGTTCACATTTTCAG GTCGCTGAGAGGGCATTGTTTCTATGGAACAATGATCACATAAGAAACCTAATCACACAGAACCATAAAGTGATAATGCCAATAGTCTTCCCAGCTCTAGAGAGAAACACGCGTGGACACTGGAACCAAGCAGTTCAGAGTCTGACTATAAACGTGAGGAAAGTATTCTGCGACATTGACCAAGTTCTCTTCGACGAGTGTTTAGCCAAATTCCAAGTATCAGAAGAGAATAAAGCAGAGGTCAAAGCGAAACGCGAAAGAACATGGCAGTGCTTAGAAGATTTAGCGACTTCAAATACCATTGTAACGAACGAGGCAGTGCTGGTTCCAAGATTTGTATCCTCAGTCAATCTTGCAAGCAGCTCTGAGTCCACAGGGTAG